Proteins encoded together in one Onychomys torridus chromosome 1, mOncTor1.1, whole genome shotgun sequence window:
- the Avpi1 gene encoding arginine vasopressin-induced protein 1, which yields MGTPASVVSEPPLWQVSTEARARKQASANIFQDAELVQIQGLFQRSGDQLAEERAQIIWECAGDHRVAEALRRLRRKRPPRQNHCSRLRAPEPGSTAADSQDSTTDEASGEQIGNSRRTSARVHRNWNKPGPTGYLHQIRH from the exons ATGGGGACCCCGGCCTCTGTGGTGAGTGAGCCACCCTTGTGGCAGGTTTCAACTGAGGCCCGGGCCCGCAAGCAGGCCTCTGCCAACATCTTCCAGGATGCCGAGCTGGTACAGATCCAGGGCCTGTTCCAGCGCAGTGGGGACCAGCTGGCTGAAGAGCGGGCCCAGATCATCTGGGAATGTGCAGGGGATCACCGTGTGGCTGAGGCTCTGAGGAGGCTGCGCAGGAAAAGGCCCCCGAGGCAGAACCACTGCAGCCGGCTGAG AGCACCAGAGCCTGGATCTACAGCGGCTGACTCACAGGACAGCACCACTGATGAGGCCTCTGGTGAGCAGATTGGGAACTCCCGGAGGACAAGTGCCAGAGTCCACCGAAACTGGAATAAGCCAGGTCCCACAGGTTACCTCCACCAGATAAGACACTGA